In Mixta intestinalis, the following are encoded in one genomic region:
- the ygiD gene encoding 4,5-DOPA dioxygenase extradiol: MKHVRMPALFLGHGSPMNVLEENPYTQAWRTLGEQLPRPKAIVAISAHWYTRGTAVTAMDKPRTIHDFGGFPQALFDTHYPAPGAPALAQEIADLLAPVAVHPDNAWGLDHGAWGVLIKMYPEADIPVVQLSIDGTQSAAWHFQVGQRLAALRERGVMLVASGNVVHNLRKVRWQEDAEAWPWAASFNQFVQDNLAWQGAAEAHPLVNFTEHEGAALSNPTPEHYLPLLYILGSRQPDEPVTVPVNGIVMSAISMLSVQVG; the protein is encoded by the coding sequence ATGAAACACGTGCGTATGCCAGCTCTGTTCCTGGGCCACGGTAGCCCGATGAATGTACTGGAAGAAAACCCCTATACGCAGGCGTGGCGCACGCTGGGAGAACAGCTGCCGAGGCCAAAAGCGATAGTGGCGATCTCGGCGCACTGGTATACGCGCGGGACGGCGGTAACGGCAATGGATAAGCCACGTACCATCCATGATTTCGGCGGTTTTCCGCAGGCGCTGTTTGATACTCACTATCCCGCGCCGGGAGCGCCTGCGCTGGCGCAGGAAATTGCCGATCTACTGGCACCGGTAGCGGTACATCCCGATAACGCATGGGGGTTAGATCACGGCGCCTGGGGGGTGCTGATCAAAATGTACCCCGAAGCGGATATTCCGGTCGTGCAGCTCAGCATCGATGGCACGCAGAGTGCCGCCTGGCATTTCCAGGTGGGACAGCGGCTGGCGGCGCTGCGCGAGCGCGGCGTGATGCTGGTCGCCAGCGGTAACGTGGTGCATAACCTGCGTAAGGTTCGCTGGCAGGAGGATGCGGAAGCCTGGCCCTGGGCGGCCTCTTTTAATCAGTTCGTTCAGGATAATCTGGCCTGGCAGGGTGCAGCAGAAGCGCATCCGCTGGTGAATTTTACGGAGCATGAAGGCGCGGCGCTCTCTAATCCAACACCAGAACACTATTTGCCGCTGCTCTATATTCTGGGATCGCGCCAGCCTGATGAGCCGGTAACGGTGCCGGTAAACGGGATCGTGATGTCGGCGATCAGTATGTTATCGGTTCAGGTGGGATAG
- the zupT gene encoding zinc transporter ZupT, whose product MSIPLLLTLLAGAATFVGAILGVLGQKPSNRMLAFALGFAAGIMLLISLMEMLPAALNTQGMSPLMGYGMFLLGLLGYFALDRCLPHQHPQDLMAASQKPRSLRRTAILLTLGISLHNFPEGIATFVTASSDLELGLGIALAVAIHNIPEGLAVAGPMYAATGSKARALFWASVSGMAEILGGLLAFMLLGPVISPLVIAAIMAMVAGIMVALSVDELMPLARDIDPHNNPSYGVLCGMTVMGFSLTLLESSGIG is encoded by the coding sequence ATGTCGATTCCTTTATTGCTGACCTTGCTGGCAGGTGCCGCAACTTTTGTCGGTGCGATATTAGGCGTGCTGGGTCAAAAACCCTCTAACCGAATGCTGGCTTTTGCGCTGGGATTTGCGGCTGGCATCATGCTGTTAATTTCACTGATGGAAATGCTGCCCGCCGCGCTCAATACGCAAGGCATGTCGCCGCTAATGGGCTACGGCATGTTTCTGCTGGGCCTGCTGGGTTATTTCGCCCTCGATCGCTGTCTGCCTCATCAACATCCCCAGGATTTGATGGCGGCAAGCCAGAAACCCCGTAGTCTGCGGCGCACGGCTATTCTGTTGACGCTGGGCATTAGCTTGCATAATTTCCCCGAAGGTATCGCCACCTTTGTTACGGCCAGCAGCGATCTGGAACTGGGGCTGGGCATTGCGCTGGCGGTAGCGATTCATAATATTCCGGAAGGGCTGGCGGTGGCGGGTCCAATGTATGCCGCGACGGGGTCAAAAGCGCGTGCGCTTTTCTGGGCTTCGGTTTCCGGCATGGCGGAAATATTAGGTGGGCTGCTGGCGTTTATGCTGCTCGGCCCGGTAATTTCACCGCTGGTTATCGCTGCAATTATGGCGATGGTCGCCGGTATTATGGTGGCGCTCTCTGTTGATGAACTGATGCCGCTGGCGCGAGATATCGATCCACACAATAACCCCAGCTACGGCGTTTTATGCGGAATGACGGTGATGGGATTTAGCCTGACGCTGCTGGAGTCCAGCGGTATCGGCTGA
- a CDS encoding cell wall hydrolase, with protein sequence MLAQGALLCLALNIYHEARGEPLKGQIAVASVTMNRANWDINQICPVVYAPRQFSWTHLTKTAWRYPPGSDKSWQRAQQIAHQIINGELSDVTNGATYYHNQTVTPVWRNEFARTATIGSHVFYARRE encoded by the coding sequence ATGCTGGCTCAAGGTGCCCTGCTATGTCTGGCTTTGAATATCTATCATGAAGCACGCGGAGAACCGCTGAAAGGGCAAATCGCCGTCGCTTCAGTCACAATGAATCGCGCTAACTGGGATATTAATCAAATCTGCCCGGTAGTGTATGCGCCCAGACAATTTTCCTGGACGCACCTGACAAAAACCGCCTGGCGCTATCCACCCGGTAGCGATAAAAGCTGGCAGCGGGCACAACAGATAGCTCACCAGATTATTAACGGCGAGCTTTCTGATGTGACTAACGGCGCAACCTACTATCACAACCAGACCGTTACGCCCGTCTGGCGCAACGAATTCGCCCGCACCGCCACTATCGGCAGCCATGTCTTTTATGCCCGAAGAGAGTAG